One genomic region from Epinephelus moara isolate mb chromosome 8, YSFRI_EMoa_1.0, whole genome shotgun sequence encodes:
- the egr3 gene encoding early growth response protein 3 isoform X3 translates to MDLGMGSEKATAEIQYGSSFQSNRSGQTVTYLGKFAFDTPPSGGIGGSGWCSDNNIISLVSAGILGVSPSPGTVTTQTSSSAASMGGQTSDMEQVYGPPLPAYSTCSDLYQDQVSFHHSPATSTALAYPGNDYHSTSKASMDGSLFSMIPDYNLFHHQGEVGVMEHKPFQTMDPIRVNPPPITPLETIRAFKDKQQIHPGFIGGQQHPPQHHPPPQTLTLKPIRPRKYPNRPSKTPVHERPHACPAENCDRRFSRSDELTRHLRIHTGHKPFQCRICMRSFSRSDHLTTHIRTHTGEKPFSCEFCGRKFARSDERKRHAKVHLKQKDKKPADKSSGAAGSHSSPPSSCGGPTVGTS, encoded by the coding sequence ATGGATCTGGGCATGGGAAGTGAGAAGGCAACAGCAGAGATTCAGTATGGATCCAGCTTCCAGTCCAACCGCAGCGGGCAGACTGTCACCTATCTGGGGAAGTTCGCCTTTGACACTCCTCCGTCAGGTGGCATCGGTGGCTCTGGCTGGTGCTCTGATAACAATATCATCAGTCTTGTCAGCGCGGGGATCCTGGGCGTTTCTCCATCGCCCGGCACGGTAACGACGCAGACATCTTCCTCCGCAGCCAGTATGGGCGGACAGACGTCAGATATGGAGCAGGTATACGGTCCGCCACTGCCTGCCTATTCCACCTGCAGTGACCTGTACCAGGACCAGGTCTCCTTCCACCACAGCCCCGCCACCAGCACGGCTCTAGCCTACCCTGGCAATGACTATCACTCCACATCCAAAGCCTCCATGGATGGCAGCCTTTTCTCCATGATCCCTGACTACAACCTTTTCCACCATCAGGGCGAGGTTGGCGTGATGGAGCACAAGCCCTTCCAGACCATGGACCCCATCCGAGTCAACCCTCCACCCATCACACCCCTGGAGACCATCAGGGCGTTCAAAGACAAGCAACAGATCCACCCAGGGTTCATCGGCGGGCAGCAGCACCCTCCTCAACACCACCCACCGCCACAGACTCTCACCCTCAAACCCATCCGACCACGGAAGTACCCCAACCGTCCCAGCAAAACCCCTGTCCACGAACGGCCGCACGCCTGTCCGGCGGAGAACTGTGACAGACGCTTCTCACGCTCAGACGAGCTTACACGTCACCTTCGCATCCACACAGGTCACAAACCTTTCCAGTGCCGAATATGCATGCGCTCCTTCAGCCGGAGCGACCACCTGACCACACAcatccgcacacacacaggcgagAAACCCTTCTCCTGTGAGTTCTGTGGACGCAAGTTTGCCAGAAGTGATGAGCGAAAGAGACACGCAAAGGTTCATCTGAAACAGAAGGACAAGAAGCCAGCTGACAAGAGCAGTGGGGCGGCTGGGAGCCACAGCTCGCCGCCCAGCTCCTGTGGGGGGCCGACAGTGGGAACGTCATGA
- the egr3 gene encoding early growth response protein 3 isoform X1 has protein sequence MEPGKYKTNLTIYPQCLGSFPLCFKMSLRFHGIPVCKGAGTLQSKGSNAVDKHCRPALCDPVHSRGNKPATGRCSSWAGQLSNHRATQTLPLRRHTIAQRTRLWTRCPERTLLCLLARLLLVKTRRRIHGGLACDNIMDLGMGSEKATAEIQYGSSFQSNRSGQTVTYLGKFAFDTPPSGGIGGSGWCSDNNIISLVSAGILGVSPSPGTVTTQTSSSAASMGGQTSDMEQVYGPPLPAYSTCSDLYQDQVSFHHSPATSTALAYPGNDYHSTSKASMDGSLFSMIPDYNLFHHQGEVGVMEHKPFQTMDPIRVNPPPITPLETIRAFKDKQQIHPGFIGGQQHPPQHHPPPQTLTLKPIRPRKYPNRPSKTPVHERPHACPAENCDRRFSRSDELTRHLRIHTGHKPFQCRICMRSFSRSDHLTTHIRTHTGEKPFSCEFCGRKFARSDERKRHAKVHLKQKDKKPADKSSGAAGSHSSPPSSCGGPTVGTS, from the exons ATGGAGCCTGGAAAATACAAAACTAATTTGACTATATATCCACAGTGCCTGGGCAGTTTTCCACTGTGCTTTAAAATGAGCTTGCGCTTCCATGGAATCCCCGTATGCAAAGGAGCTGGGACGCTGCAATCAAAGGGATCTAACGCTGTCGACAAACACTGCAGGCCGGCCCTGTGTGACCCAGTTCACAGTCGAGGAAATAAGCCTGCCACAGGTAGGTGTTCCAGCTGGGCTGGCCAACTTTCCAACCACAGAGCCACACAAACGCTTCCCCTGAGGAGACACACCATAGCGCA GCGCACAAGACTGTGGACAAGATGCCCTGAGAGGACTCTGCTCTGCCTGCTGGCGCGACTGCTGCTCGTAAAAACACGCAGACGTATACATGGAGGACTTGCCTGTG ATAATATCATGGATCTGGGCATGGGAAGTGAGAAGGCAACAGCAGAGATTCAGTATGGATCCAGCTTCCAGTCCAACCGCAGCGGGCAGACTGTCACCTATCTGGGGAAGTTCGCCTTTGACACTCCTCCGTCAGGTGGCATCGGTGGCTCTGGCTGGTGCTCTGATAACAATATCATCAGTCTTGTCAGCGCGGGGATCCTGGGCGTTTCTCCATCGCCCGGCACGGTAACGACGCAGACATCTTCCTCCGCAGCCAGTATGGGCGGACAGACGTCAGATATGGAGCAGGTATACGGTCCGCCACTGCCTGCCTATTCCACCTGCAGTGACCTGTACCAGGACCAGGTCTCCTTCCACCACAGCCCCGCCACCAGCACGGCTCTAGCCTACCCTGGCAATGACTATCACTCCACATCCAAAGCCTCCATGGATGGCAGCCTTTTCTCCATGATCCCTGACTACAACCTTTTCCACCATCAGGGCGAGGTTGGCGTGATGGAGCACAAGCCCTTCCAGACCATGGACCCCATCCGAGTCAACCCTCCACCCATCACACCCCTGGAGACCATCAGGGCGTTCAAAGACAAGCAACAGATCCACCCAGGGTTCATCGGCGGGCAGCAGCACCCTCCTCAACACCACCCACCGCCACAGACTCTCACCCTCAAACCCATCCGACCACGGAAGTACCCCAACCGTCCCAGCAAAACCCCTGTCCACGAACGGCCGCACGCCTGTCCGGCGGAGAACTGTGACAGACGCTTCTCACGCTCAGACGAGCTTACACGTCACCTTCGCATCCACACAGGTCACAAACCTTTCCAGTGCCGAATATGCATGCGCTCCTTCAGCCGGAGCGACCACCTGACCACACAcatccgcacacacacaggcgagAAACCCTTCTCCTGTGAGTTCTGTGGACGCAAGTTTGCCAGAAGTGATGAGCGAAAGAGACACGCAAAGGTTCATCTGAAACAGAAGGACAAGAAGCCAGCTGACAAGAGCAGTGGGGCGGCTGGGAGCCACAGCTCGCCGCCCAGCTCCTGTGGGGGGCCGACAGTGGGAACGTCATGA
- the egr3 gene encoding early growth response protein 3 isoform X2 encodes MTGKLAEKLPLTMSSLINTIPDSLYPEEDIPTSMNIFTSTESINHYSQMNTDNIMDLGMGSEKATAEIQYGSSFQSNRSGQTVTYLGKFAFDTPPSGGIGGSGWCSDNNIISLVSAGILGVSPSPGTVTTQTSSSAASMGGQTSDMEQVYGPPLPAYSTCSDLYQDQVSFHHSPATSTALAYPGNDYHSTSKASMDGSLFSMIPDYNLFHHQGEVGVMEHKPFQTMDPIRVNPPPITPLETIRAFKDKQQIHPGFIGGQQHPPQHHPPPQTLTLKPIRPRKYPNRPSKTPVHERPHACPAENCDRRFSRSDELTRHLRIHTGHKPFQCRICMRSFSRSDHLTTHIRTHTGEKPFSCEFCGRKFARSDERKRHAKVHLKQKDKKPADKSSGAAGSHSSPPSSCGGPTVGTS; translated from the exons ATGACAGGGAAACTAGCGGAGAAGCTCCCTCTTACGATGAGCAGTTTAATAAACACGATCCCTGACAGTCTCTACCCAGAAGAGGACATCCCGACGTCTATGAATATTTTCACCAGTACGGAATCTATTAACCACTATTCACAGATGAACACAG ATAATATCATGGATCTGGGCATGGGAAGTGAGAAGGCAACAGCAGAGATTCAGTATGGATCCAGCTTCCAGTCCAACCGCAGCGGGCAGACTGTCACCTATCTGGGGAAGTTCGCCTTTGACACTCCTCCGTCAGGTGGCATCGGTGGCTCTGGCTGGTGCTCTGATAACAATATCATCAGTCTTGTCAGCGCGGGGATCCTGGGCGTTTCTCCATCGCCCGGCACGGTAACGACGCAGACATCTTCCTCCGCAGCCAGTATGGGCGGACAGACGTCAGATATGGAGCAGGTATACGGTCCGCCACTGCCTGCCTATTCCACCTGCAGTGACCTGTACCAGGACCAGGTCTCCTTCCACCACAGCCCCGCCACCAGCACGGCTCTAGCCTACCCTGGCAATGACTATCACTCCACATCCAAAGCCTCCATGGATGGCAGCCTTTTCTCCATGATCCCTGACTACAACCTTTTCCACCATCAGGGCGAGGTTGGCGTGATGGAGCACAAGCCCTTCCAGACCATGGACCCCATCCGAGTCAACCCTCCACCCATCACACCCCTGGAGACCATCAGGGCGTTCAAAGACAAGCAACAGATCCACCCAGGGTTCATCGGCGGGCAGCAGCACCCTCCTCAACACCACCCACCGCCACAGACTCTCACCCTCAAACCCATCCGACCACGGAAGTACCCCAACCGTCCCAGCAAAACCCCTGTCCACGAACGGCCGCACGCCTGTCCGGCGGAGAACTGTGACAGACGCTTCTCACGCTCAGACGAGCTTACACGTCACCTTCGCATCCACACAGGTCACAAACCTTTCCAGTGCCGAATATGCATGCGCTCCTTCAGCCGGAGCGACCACCTGACCACACAcatccgcacacacacaggcgagAAACCCTTCTCCTGTGAGTTCTGTGGACGCAAGTTTGCCAGAAGTGATGAGCGAAAGAGACACGCAAAGGTTCATCTGAAACAGAAGGACAAGAAGCCAGCTGACAAGAGCAGTGGGGCGGCTGGGAGCCACAGCTCGCCGCCCAGCTCCTGTGGGGGGCCGACAGTGGGAACGTCATGA